One window from the genome of Glycine soja cultivar W05 chromosome 12, ASM419377v2, whole genome shotgun sequence encodes:
- the LOC114380135 gene encoding transcription factor TCP3-like, which translates to MGEPQHPHQHHQQAAATPSRAAMRGGGGGEIVEVQGGHIVRSTGRKDRHSKVCTAKGPRDRRVRLAAHTAIQFYDVQDRLGYDRPSKAVDWLIKKAKAAIDQLAELPPWNPTATPMQPPSQEIVHRENKSLGMDDSLTAFSCRGESPAFAAATRDSEQFSHPQVEQNENANNISSSSISIKYNSGSGFLPASLDTDNIAETIKTFFPVEATTTSFQSYPPAPPDLGQQDLRLSLQSFQDPIMLHHQPQSHHEPVLFAGTAAAALGFDGGSGWSEHQHQNHHSEEQRLLYAGGNSGHGGGFVFNTPAPVPAFGQFFSQRGPLQSSNTPSIRAWIDPSVDHHHHHHHYLSQLIHQGSVAGGSGFSSGFSGFRIPARIQGEEEHDGVSDKPSSASSDSRH; encoded by the coding sequence ATGGGAGAACCACAACACCCTCACCAGCACCATCAACAAGCAGCAGCAACACCGTCGAGAGCGGCGATGagaggcggcggcggcggcgagaTTGTGGAGGTGCAAGGCGGCCACATTGTCCGCTCCACCGGACGGAAGGACCGCCACAGCAAGGTCTGCACTGCCAAAGGCCCCCGAGACCGCCGCGTGCGCCTGGCGGCGCACACCGCCATCCAGTTCTACGACGTCCAGGACCGCCTTGGCTACGACCGTCCCAGCAAGGCGGTCGACTGGCTCATCAAGAAAGCCAAGGCAGCCATCGACCAACTCGCGGAGCTCCCGCCATGGAACCCCACCGCCACGCCAATGCAACCGCCTTCCCAAGAAATTGTCCACCGCGAAAACAAATCTCTCGGGATGGACGATTCATTGACAGCCTTCAGTTGCCGCGGCGAGAGCCCCGCTTTCGCCGCGGCTACTAGAGATTCAGAACAATTCTCTCACCCACAAGTAGAGCAGAATGAAAATGCTAACaacatcagcagcagcagcatcAGCATCAAATACAATAGCGGTTCTGGTTTTCTGCCGGCGTCCTTGGACACTGACAATATTGCGGAGACAATCAAGACTTTCTTTCCAGTGGAGGCGACTACGACGTCGTTTCAGAGTTACCCGCCGGCGCCACCGGATTTGGGGCAGCAAGATCTACGGCTCTCGCTACAGTCCTTTCAGGACCCTATTATGCTTCATCACCAGCCTCAGAGTCACCACGAGCCGGTGCTCTTTGCCGGAACCGCCGCCGCGGCGCTCGGCTTCGACGGCGGTTCCGGGTGGTCAGAACACCAGCACCAGAACCATCACTCGGAGGAACAGCGATTGCTCTATGCTGGTGGCAACAGTGGCCATGGCGGTGGGTTTGTGTTCAACACGCCGGCGCCGGTGCCGGCGTTTGGCCAGTTTTTTTCTCAGAGGGGACCCCTTCAGTCCAGTAACACCCCTTCGATTCGTGCTTGGATAGACCCTTCGGTCgatcaccaccaccatcatcatcacTACCTCTCGCAGTTGATCCACCAGGGTTCCGTCGCCGGAGGCAGCGGATTCTCCAGTGGATTCTCCGGCTTCCGCATTCCAGCACGAATTCAGGGTGAAGAGGAACACGACGGCGTATCGGACAAGCCGTCCTCTGCTTCCTCTGATTCTCGCCATTGA